A part of Myxococcus landrumus genomic DNA contains:
- a CDS encoding rod shape-determining protein codes for MFDWLHTLFSRDLAIDLGTANTLIYIRGQGIVSNEPSVVAVQQDARGGKKVLAVGKEAKEMLGRTPGNIVAIRPMKDGVIADFEITAAMLRYFIQSAHNRKTLVNPRIIIGIPSGITEVERRAVREAAANAGAREVYLIEQPMAAAIGAGLPVTEPSGNMIVDIGGGTSDVAVISLAGIVFAKSVRIGGDKLDEAIIQYVKRKYNLLIGERTAELIKMGIGTAYPTDEVMTMEIKGRDLVAGVPRTLTVSSDEVRDALAEPVNGIVEAVKLTLERTPPELAGDIADRGIVLAGGGALLKNLDTLLREETGLPVFLAEDPLSAVVIGAGKALESLDILRQVCQPG; via the coding sequence ATGTTCGACTGGCTTCACACCCTCTTTTCGCGCGACCTCGCCATCGACCTCGGCACGGCGAACACGCTCATCTACATCCGCGGTCAGGGCATCGTGTCCAACGAGCCCTCGGTGGTGGCCGTCCAACAGGACGCGCGCGGGGGCAAGAAGGTCCTCGCGGTGGGCAAGGAAGCCAAGGAGATGTTGGGCCGCACGCCGGGCAACATCGTCGCGATTCGCCCCATGAAGGACGGCGTCATCGCGGACTTCGAAATCACGGCGGCGATGCTGCGCTACTTCATCCAGAGCGCGCACAACCGCAAGACGCTGGTGAACCCGCGCATCATCATCGGCATCCCCTCCGGCATCACCGAGGTGGAGCGCCGCGCGGTGCGCGAGGCCGCGGCGAACGCGGGCGCTCGCGAGGTCTACCTGATTGAGCAGCCCATGGCGGCGGCCATCGGCGCGGGCCTTCCGGTGACGGAGCCCAGCGGCAACATGATTGTGGATATCGGCGGTGGTACGTCCGATGTCGCGGTCATCAGCCTCGCCGGCATCGTGTTCGCCAAGAGCGTGCGCATCGGCGGCGACAAGCTGGACGAGGCCATCATCCAGTACGTGAAGCGCAAGTACAACCTGCTCATCGGCGAGCGCACGGCGGAGCTCATCAAGATGGGCATCGGCACGGCGTACCCGACGGACGAGGTCATGACCATGGAGATCAAGGGTCGCGACCTGGTGGCCGGTGTGCCGCGCACGCTGACGGTGTCCAGCGACGAGGTGCGCGACGCGCTCGCCGAGCCCGTCAATGGCATCGTCGAGGCCGTGAAGCTGACGCTGGAGCGCACGCCGCCGGAGCTCGCCGGTGACATCGCCGACAGGGGCATCGTGCTGGCCGGTGGTGGCGCGCTGCTGAAGAACCTGGACACGCTCCTGCGCGAGGAGACGGGCCTGCCGGTGTTCCTCGCCGAGGACCCGCTGTCCGCCGTCGTGATTGGCGCGGGCAAGGCGCTGGAGTCGCTCGACATCCTCCGCCAGGTCTGCCAGCCGGGCTGA
- a CDS encoding putative ABC transporter permease yields the protein MLSRFFLYGCTGWVLEVLFTGAGAALKRDRSATATTYLWMHPIYGGTALALEHVSARLKPYPRPVRALAYTALIFGAEYATGWLLRRLLGRCPWDYSPHRWSVHGLIRLDYAPAWYLTALLFEPVRDGLLSATTRPATRHEPAEVVFVGGEQAGKEPDADALQVGVLASGFEQAPLDVSP from the coding sequence GTGCTCTCGCGATTCTTTCTGTACGGCTGCACGGGGTGGGTGTTGGAGGTGCTGTTCACGGGGGCGGGCGCGGCCTTGAAGAGAGACCGGAGCGCCACGGCGACCACCTACCTGTGGATGCACCCCATCTACGGGGGCACGGCCCTGGCGCTGGAGCACGTCTCCGCGCGGCTCAAGCCCTATCCCCGTCCCGTGAGGGCGCTGGCCTACACCGCCCTCATCTTCGGCGCCGAGTACGCCACCGGGTGGCTGCTGCGGCGGCTCTTGGGCCGGTGCCCCTGGGACTACTCGCCGCACCGGTGGAGCGTGCACGGCCTCATCCGGCTGGACTACGCGCCGGCCTGGTATCTCACCGCGCTCCTGTTCGAGCCGGTCCGGGATGGGCTGCTCAGCGCCACCACCCGCCCCGCGACGCGGCACGAGCCCGCCGAGGTGGTCTTCGTGGGTGGGGAGCAGGCGGGGAAGGAACCGGACGCGGACGCCTTGCAGGTGGGAGTGCTGGCCTCGGGCTTCGAGCAGGCCCCCTTGGACGTCTCCCCCTGA
- a CDS encoding cation:proton antiporter, with protein sequence MHGAHEVLQAIAIVLCVAAVTTVLFQKLRQPVVLGYILAGLVVGPYVPIPLVANPDVVTTLSELGVILLMFSLGLEFSLRKLFSVGFTAGVTAVIQCSIMVWLGIVVGKAFGWTTLEGLFVGALIAVSSTTIIAKAFDEQGVRGRMRELVVGVLIVEDLIAVLMMATLTAISTGAGLNVKDLTFTTGKLVAFLVGLVAVGLFIIPRAMRAVIKLNRPETTLVTSVGICFAVALLAQSFGYSVALGAFLAGSLVAESGEEKLVEHLVQPVRDMFAAIFFVSVGMLINPALIAEHWVAILVLTVVVIVGKLFGVTLGAFLTGNGTRTSVQAGLSLAQIGEFSFIIAGLGLSLKATGTFIYPVAVAVSAITTLTTPLLIKVSGPVATWVDRKLPKPLQTFVTLYGTWVEKLREAPRRETLGAGVRRQIRLLVLDAVLLVALVIGTSLSADRMASFVEARTGVDEDLSRNLILGGAVLLAVPFILGVIGIARRLGVLLAEAALPARTDGKLDLAVAPRRVLTVTLQVGIMLLVSIPVVMVTQPFLKNAAGPLIVLTLVGVMGVTFWRGATNLHGHVRAGAQVIVAALAAQSHSKEPGAHPDEHALDHVQGLLPGLGAPASVRLEDTSPVAGKSLAEVNLRGLTGATVLAIQRGEESLSVPTAQEVLRVGDVLALMGTSEAVEAAKALLTGAVASAPPPVEPPPSETTQAHG encoded by the coding sequence ATGCACGGAGCCCACGAGGTCCTCCAGGCCATTGCCATCGTCCTGTGCGTCGCCGCGGTGACGACGGTGCTCTTCCAGAAGCTGCGCCAGCCCGTGGTGCTGGGCTACATCCTCGCGGGCCTGGTGGTGGGCCCGTACGTCCCCATTCCCCTGGTGGCCAACCCCGACGTCGTCACGACGCTGTCGGAGCTGGGCGTCATCCTGCTGATGTTCTCGCTGGGGTTGGAGTTCAGCCTCCGCAAGCTGTTCTCCGTGGGCTTCACCGCGGGCGTCACCGCCGTCATCCAGTGCAGCATCATGGTGTGGCTGGGCATCGTGGTGGGGAAGGCCTTCGGGTGGACGACGCTGGAGGGCCTCTTCGTCGGCGCGCTCATCGCCGTCTCCAGCACCACCATCATCGCCAAGGCGTTCGACGAGCAGGGCGTCCGGGGACGGATGCGCGAGCTGGTGGTGGGCGTGCTCATCGTCGAGGACCTCATCGCGGTGTTGATGATGGCCACGCTCACGGCCATCTCCACGGGCGCGGGCCTGAACGTGAAGGACCTGACCTTCACCACGGGCAAGCTGGTGGCGTTCCTGGTGGGCCTGGTGGCGGTGGGCCTGTTCATCATCCCCCGCGCCATGCGGGCGGTCATCAAGCTGAACCGGCCGGAGACGACGCTCGTGACGAGCGTGGGCATCTGCTTCGCGGTGGCGCTGCTGGCGCAGTCCTTCGGCTACTCGGTGGCGCTGGGCGCGTTCCTCGCGGGCTCGCTGGTGGCGGAGTCCGGTGAGGAGAAGCTGGTGGAGCACCTGGTGCAGCCGGTGCGCGACATGTTCGCGGCCATCTTCTTCGTGTCGGTGGGCATGCTCATCAACCCGGCGCTCATCGCGGAGCACTGGGTGGCCATCCTCGTGCTCACCGTGGTGGTCATCGTCGGCAAGCTCTTCGGCGTGACGCTGGGCGCGTTCCTCACCGGCAACGGCACGCGCACCTCCGTGCAGGCGGGGTTGAGCCTGGCGCAGATTGGCGAGTTCTCCTTCATCATCGCGGGCCTGGGCCTGTCGCTGAAGGCCACCGGCACGTTCATCTACCCGGTGGCGGTGGCGGTGTCCGCCATCACCACGCTGACGACGCCGCTGCTCATCAAGGTGTCAGGGCCGGTGGCCACGTGGGTGGACCGCAAGCTGCCCAAGCCGCTCCAGACGTTCGTCACGCTGTACGGCACCTGGGTGGAGAAGCTGCGCGAGGCGCCGCGGCGGGAGACCTTGGGCGCGGGCGTGCGCCGGCAGATTCGCCTGCTGGTGCTGGACGCGGTGCTGCTGGTGGCGCTGGTGATTGGCACCTCGCTGTCGGCGGACCGCATGGCCAGCTTCGTCGAGGCCCGCACGGGCGTGGACGAGGACCTGTCCCGCAACCTCATCCTGGGCGGCGCGGTGCTGCTCGCGGTGCCCTTCATCCTGGGCGTCATCGGCATCGCGCGGCGGCTGGGCGTGCTGCTGGCGGAGGCGGCGCTGCCCGCGCGCACGGACGGGAAGCTGGACCTGGCGGTGGCGCCCCGGCGCGTGCTGACCGTCACCCTCCAGGTGGGCATCATGCTGCTGGTGAGCATCCCGGTGGTGATGGTGACGCAGCCGTTCCTCAAGAACGCGGCCGGTCCCCTCATCGTGCTGACGCTGGTGGGCGTCATGGGCGTCACGTTCTGGCGCGGTGCCACGAACCTGCACGGCCACGTGCGCGCCGGAGCGCAGGTCATCGTCGCGGCGCTGGCGGCGCAGTCGCACTCGAAGGAGCCGGGCGCCCACCCGGATGAGCACGCGCTGGACCACGTCCAGGGCCTGTTGCCGGGCCTGGGCGCGCCGGCCTCCGTGCGGCTGGAGGACACCAGCCCCGTGGCGGGCAAGTCGCTGGCGGAGGTGAACCTGCGCGGCCTCACCGGCGCGACGGTGCTCGCCATCCAGCGTGGCGAGGAGAGCCTGTCGGTGCCCACCGCGCAGGAGGTGCTGCGCGTGGGTGACGTGCTCGCGCTGATGGGGACGAGCGAGGCGGTGGAGGCCGCCAAGGCGCTGCTGACGGGGGCCGTGGCGTCCGCGCCGCCTCCCGTGGAGCCGCCGCCGTCCGAGACGACCCAGGCCCACGGCTGA